A genomic stretch from Lathyrus oleraceus cultivar Zhongwan6 chromosome 2, CAAS_Psat_ZW6_1.0, whole genome shotgun sequence includes:
- the LOC127120379 gene encoding trihelix transcription factor ENAP2, which translates to MTTTSSSLQLTVSSPPKKPQPIPWTHQETLNLIRAYQEKWYSLKRGPLRGSQWEEVAVVVAARCGYDYNHPSKTALQCRHKMEKLRQRHRSEKHRLTATSSAASSRSWQYFRLMDDLERGPLPISVRALPHNEYENNNYSDGERGKNQSVRSRSIHNILHQKPSVARQRDEIDDDEEEEEEEEAMATELTAELKSFAERIVGLENMKMEMMKETERFRLEMENKRIRMIIESQCRIIDSIGRVFGSS; encoded by the coding sequence ATGACCACCACCTCCTCCTCCCTACAACTCACCGTTTCCTCACCTCCAAAGAAACCACAACCCATCCCATGGACCCACCAAGAAACCCTCAATCTCATCCGAGCCTACCAAGAAAAATGGTACTCCCTCAAACGTGGCCCACTCCGCGGCAGTCAGTGGGAAGAAGTTGCCGTTGTCGTCGCCGCCCGATGCGGTTACGATTACAATCACCCTTCTAAAACCGCCCTCCAATGTCGTCACAAGATGGAAAAACTCCGTCAACGCCACCGATCCGAGAAGCACCGCCTCACCGCCACTTCCTCCGCTGCCTCTTCCCGATCCTGGCAGTATTTCCGTCTCATGGACGATCTCGAACGCGGTCCTCTCCCTATCTCCGTTCGAGCTCTTCCTCACAACGAATATGAGAACAACAACTATAGCGATGGTGAGAGAGGAAAAAATCAGAGTGTTAGGTCAAGGAGTATTCATAATATTCTTCACCAGAAACCCTCTGTAGCTAGACAGCGTGATGAAATTGACGATGACGAGGAGGAGGAGGAAGAGGAAGAAGCGATGGCGACGGAGTTGACGGCAGAGTTAAAAAGTTTTGCGGAGAGGATAGTTGGATTGGAAAATATGAAGATGGAGATGATGAAGGAAACAGAGAGGTTTAGGTTAGAGATGGAGAATAAGAGGATTCGTATGATAATTGAATCTCAGTGCAGGATTATTGATTCCATTGGAAGGGTATTTGGATCTTCCTAG